TCCAGGCCCTTTTACTTACACGTGGACCTCCGATCCGGCGGGGTTTACCTCCAGTGAGGCCAACGTCACTGTCATCCCGGATGTTACCACCACTTATTTTCTTGAGGTTTTCGATGGGTCCGTCACAGTTGAGGACCAGATCACCATACAGGTTAATCCTTTGCCGAGCGTTGATATCGGAGCCGATACTTCGATCTGCCAGGGTGAAAGCCTCGTGATATCAGCCGGAGAAGGGTTTGCATCATACCTGTGGAATACGGGTGAAACGACCATATCGATAGAAACGGCCGTCCAGGGTGAATACTGGGTAGAAGTTACCAATGAGTTCGGTTGCACCGCTACAGATGCCCTAATCCTCGTTGTAGTGCAGATGCCGGAAAAACCTGTTATCTCTTCCGGTCCGGCTTCAGTTGATAACTATATTGCCACTTCTTCAACCTTTAGCTGTGCAGAAGTTCCAAATGCTATATCTTACCAATGGTTTGTCGCCCCAGCGGAAGCCGGCACCACTTCCAGCACCGGTACAGACGGTGAATTTGCCTGGACAATTGGTTATACAGGCTCTGTTTTGATAACTGTCGTGGGTATAAATGACTGTTGGAACAGTGAATTTTCGGATGCTTTTGCAACTGAGATTTATTCCTCGGCGGGTGTGAATGAAAATGCCGGAAACAGGCAGCTCATCCTCTATCCTAATCCGGCGAAGGAAGGTTTAAGTTTTAAGGTTTCAGGTTTAAGTTCGGGTAAGGATTATTCGTTTGGTATTTTTGATGCAACAGGAAAGCAAATTCAAGAGATCAAAGTACCAAGTGGACAACATGAATTGCGGTTAAATGTTGAATTATATCAGCCTGGGGTTTATATCGCAATTTTAAAAGGGGACGAACAAATCATTGAAAGCAGCAGATTTGTTATAGCGAAATAGAAAATTAAAAAAGTCCCGAACTCAAAATTCAAAATTTAAAATTTAAAATTATCTCGCGAGCCATTCCTCCGGGTTCAGCAGCGTCTTCGACTGCCATACCTCGAAGTGCAGTTCTGTTTTCGAATCAACCTTGTTGGTGAAAATCTTGCCGATCTTTTGTTTGGTGGTCACTTTTTCACCGATTTTTACATAAACCTGGTCGAGGTTGGAATAGACTGACAGGAACTCGCCATGGCGGATAATGACCACATTGTTGTTATTAGGCACATTCATTACGCGGGTGACCACACCGCTGAAAATTGCCCTGGCCTCCGCTCCTTCTTCCGTCAGCATATCGACACCATTATTGCGGGTCGTGACATTTTTAAGCACCGGGTGCGGGTGCTCACCGAAAGTGCTGGAAATAATGCCCTGCTCAAGCGGCCATGGCAATGAGCCCCGGTTGTTCTGAAAATTATCGGATAATATCTTTTCCTCCGGCGTCAGGGCAAACAGACCGGTCTTTTGAATCGGGGCGCCGTATTTATTGGCACGCTCATTAGCCAGCCGGATTTCTTCAGCGATAATATCCTGGATCGCCTGCTGCAGTTTGCGCGCTGCGGCCTCTTTTTCTTTCAGGGTTTTCTGCAGTTCCTTCTCCTTTTTCGACAACGTCTTTACCGATTTGTTCTTTTCTTCCCGCTCACGGGTGAGCTGTTGCCGCTGTTGCTCTTCCCCTGTTAATAAAGTATTCTTCCGGTCCCTGATCGAGGCGAGGTCTTCCATCTTGATCTCCAACCTTTTCTGCTTGATCTGGATAAGTAAAGCCTGCTGCTTCCGGTATTCGTTATATTGCTGGAAATATTTGAGACGCTGGTAAGCCTGGTTGAAATCCTCTGATGCGAAAATGAAAATCAACCGGTCGTAAAGGTTTTTGTTTTTATAGGCATAATAGATCATCTTCGCGTATTCATCCTTCAGGGCCTTCAGGTCTTTTTCAAGCAGGTTGATGCTGTCCTGCGCCTGTGCCATCTGGTATTCCACTAACTGGACTTCATTGTTGATCGTACTGATCAATTCTTCACGCTTGCCGATCTTCTTATTTAAAATCACCACCTCATTCAGGGAATTCTGCCGTGTCTGGCGTGTTTGCTCCAGGAGACGGTTAGTGTATTCGATCTCTTCCTCTACCTTTTTTTTATCCTGCTCCAGTTTTGCACGGTCCTGCTGGGAGAATGCACCGAAACCGGTCAACACTAATAAAAGCAGAATAATGGTGATTCTTCTCATTTTACCGGATCCTCTTATAATTCCCCGGAATAGAAAAAGGAAAGGTCATGGGTTCATCCAGGGTAACCTTGCTGTAATTGATCTTAATTTTAATCAAATTTTCCCCCTGGATATCAAATTTGAGTGCAGAAGGGTAAAACTGGTTTTCCAGACCCACGAAATCACTGTAATTCGCCGAAAGTTTACGGTTGTCTTTGATGTATTCTTTTACATCAACCTTTTTTATCTTGAATGATTCAGGGTCAAGCCAGATGTTCTGAAGAAGGACGATCGGGTCGGTATTGGTTTCTTCGGCTTCTTTCCTGATCTTCCGGCGTCCGGTGGTAGAAAGTTTATAATTCAGGTTGTCGATGGAAGCCCGGAACGAGTTGGTCTCATAAAACTGGAAATCATTACCCAGTAATAACGACTGGAGGATATCGAAATCTATGTGGATTTGCAAAAAGCGGCTCACCAGGGCGTAATCCCCGAGAAAATACTCCTTGTTAAACCGGTTAACGTATTTGACCGAGTCGGTAGTGATGATCATACGGAACATTTCAATCCCCAAAGCCGGGGTGATGGAAACCCAGATCAGGCTGTCTTTTCTGACCCTGACCTGGCCTTTGAAACTGGATGAATTCCTTTTCTCGGTGTAACTCGCATCGAATTTCGCAGAAACCCAATCGAAACGGAGTTCATTATCTTTCAGCCTGCTGTAAAGATATTCGGGGCCCTCCTCTTTCAATGGCGCTCTCATCAAGGGCCTGGTGGATTTGCAGGACGACATGAGGAGGATTGCTGACCCCAGCAGTAGTATTGCGGTAAACAGTCTATTCATAATATGTTTTTCCCTGGATTTTCTTTTGGAGGAACTCCGATCCTTCACCAGCCTTCCCGGCCTTTTCCCAATATTTGACCGCATCTTTTTTATTGCCAAGTTTCCACATGACGTCACCATAATGCTCCAGCACAACGGCACTTTCTTCACCGGTCTGTATTGCTTTTTCGATCCATTCCTTTGCCTCTTCGTACCGGCCAAGTCTAAACAATACCCAGCCATAAGTATCCTGGTTGGAGCCGTTACCGGGATCAAGCTCCACTGCTTTTTTCGCCATTTGCTCTGCTTTGTCCAGGTCAACATTCCGCAGTGAGAGGTAATAAGCATAATTATTCAGTACCAACGCATTGGATGGCTCGATCTTCAATGCCTTTTCATAAGCCTCGTCGGAATGCTGGTGGTCTTTCAGCTGGAAATACGTATCACCGAGATAAGAATAAAATTGGGCCAGCATTTTATCGTTACCTACTACGAAATTTACCCCGTTTTTAAAATATTTGACTGCCGCTTCAAAATCCTTCAACTGAAAGTTTGCCGCCCCGGCAAAAAGATAAAGCATTGGCTGTTCCGGAAAAAGTTCCAGCGCCCTTTTGCTTTCAGAAACAATTGCCTGGTTATCATTTAACTCCGATTCAACATACAATAACTGCTCCCAGACAAGATATTTCGTGCTGTCAAGGCTGATCACTTTCAGGAACGCCTCGTGCGCTTCTGCATACCTTTTATCCTGGACCAGAAAATCGGCATAAATGGAATGGGATTTTGGATTATCCGGGTGGGCTTTTATCAGGATGGCGGCAAGCTCAAATGCCTCGTCCTTATAAGAATTATAAATTTCAGTGACAGAATAATAGGCTAACAGGATGCTCACCTTGGAGTCGATATCAAGGCTTGGATTGGCAAAACCAGCCTTCAGGTACTCGAAGGATTTGACCTTATCACCTTTTTTCCGGTAATAATCGGATAAAGAAATGTTGATGTATGGGTTTTCGGGATCGATCCTAAGGATTTCGTTATAAATTGCCAGCGCCTGGTCATCCATTCCGCTGGTCATGTAAAGCTCGGCCAGCATTTCCAGGTATCGCGGTTCATCGGGGAATGCCCCGGAAAGCTTCTGGATTTCTTCGATAGCCTTGTCGGGTTTGCCCATCATGATGTAGATCTTTTCTTTCTGAATGGAGACATCTTCATTGATACCCAGTTTCTGTTCCAGGATATCATAGGATTTTACCGCATTCTTGTAATCATTATCATAGATGTAGTTCAACGCCTGATCCTGATAATACTCGATATTGCCGGGCTCAGCCATAAGAAGCTGATTGATGATAACACCTGCATCTTTGTATTTTCCCTGGACCTGGTAAAGCTGAATAAGCAACATCTTAAACCACTTATTTGACGGGTCCAATGCAACGGCTTTTTCAGCAAGCGGGGTCGCTTCAGCTATGTTTCCCTGTTCAGCGTAAATACTGGCCAGTTCGCACATGGCGGCTGCATCGGCAGGTTCCTGGTCAAGGCTCTTTTTGAAAAGCTCGATGGCTTTATCATAATTCTCCAATATCTTTTGTTTGGAAGCCTCGTAGTAGGTTTCGCGGTTTTTCGGAAAGTTACCGGTACCCGCAAGATTATCCTGGCCAAACACCTTTCCTGATAAAGACTGTAGGACGGTAAGAAATATTAAGACAGTAAGAAAAGGTAAGACTGTAGGAAAAGGTAAGACTGTAAGAGTTCTATTTGCTAAGTTTTTTAACATTGATTCATAAATTTAAAGGAAATTCTCTGTAATCATTTGGTCCCGGTGTGCCCAAATCCTCCCACCCCTCGCCCTGATTCCTTCAGTTCCTCAACCTGGATCCATTCAGCTCTTTCATGGCGGGCGATGATCATTTGAGCGACCCTTTCACCATCTTCTATAACGACTGAATCCTGGGAAAGGTTTATCACGATCAATTTTATTTCACCGCGGTAATCGGCATCGATGGTTCCGGGGGCATTGACAAGGGAGATGCCTTTTTTCAGGGCCATCCCGCTGCGTGGACGAACCTGTGCTTCAAAGCCGACAGGCAGTTCGATGAACAGGCCGGTAGGAATTAACGTCCGTTCCAGTGGTTTTAGTGTAACCGGGTGATCGAGGCTGGCGCGAAGGTCCATCCCTGCCGAAGCGCCGGTTTCATAAGATGGCAAGGGGTGCTTTGAAAGGTTGACGATCTTGATATTCACTGTGATAGATTTGCAACGGGCTGCAAAGGTAGAAAGTTTCTCGCAGATGAGCGCAGATTTTTCCGCTGATTAACGCAGAAAATAATGCTGACAAATCTGCGTGTTGATCTGCGAAAATCTGCGAGAAACCTCAAAAAGCAAGCTTAAAATCCTTTCTCTCCCTGAAAAAGACAATAATCAGAAATATCATCATCAGGATGCTATTGATCCCCAGTGAAAGCCATCTCTGATCAAAAGGCAGGAAGTAGCTGACCAGGAACAATCCCAGAGCGATCAGGGTATAAAACCCGATCCTTCCTATTTGGTATTTGATCCGGTAATATTTCTGGCCCCATATGAAGGAAAGGATGACCATCACTACGTAGGCTGAAAGATGACCCCAGGCGGCGCCAAGGTAACTGAAGTGCGGTACGAGAAGCACGTTCATGAGGATCGTAACCGCAGCTCCCGAAAGGCCGATATATGCGCCGAAACGGGTCATGTCGTTTAACTTGTACCAGATCGAAAGATTATAAGTGATGCCCAGCAGCAGGTTAGCCATCAGGACGATAGGCAGGACATACAAACCTTCCCAGTAACGTGGCCCGATAAAATACTTTACCACATCGACAAACAGAGTAACTCCGAGGAAGAGGAACAGGCCGAACAGGATGAAATATTTCATCACATCGGCATAGACCTGCTTGGCATTTTTTTCCTTAACCTGAGCGAAAAAGAAAGGCTCTGCTGCATAGCGGAACATCTGTATAAAAAGGGTCATCAATACTGAAAGTTTGTAAACCGCCCCGTATATCCCAAGCTGGCCCATGGCGTAGTTCTCCGGGTTTGGCACACCGGCCGGCACGATCAGGAGGTATTTGAAGATGATCTTATCGGCTACTTCGTTCACCATCCCGGCCATGCCAACGATCAGAAGCGGGAAAGTATAGACAAGCATCCGGCGTAACATAGCCCAATCAACCTTAAACCGGATACTGAAGATGTCAGGAAGTAATAAGATCAGGGTAATGGCGCTTGAAATCAGGTTTGCGATAAAGGCATACCCTACCCCGATTGTAGGATCGTAAACGGCTTTGACCCATGAATCCGGGTTGTGGCCGAGCATCCGCGGGGCAAGCCATAGGAAGAAAAAATTCAGGCCGATATTGACCAGTACGTTTATTATCTTGATGACGGAAAACCTCAGCGCCTTGTTCTTATGTCGCAGGTGGGCAAAAGGAATGGCTGTGAAGGCATCCAGGGCGATGATCAGGGAAAACCAAATGATATATTCTTTGTGGTCGGTGTAATGAATGGCCCCTGCTATTGGCTGGGCAAAAATCAGTATTAACAAGACGAAGAGGAAAGAGGTGAGGAGGACACTAAAAAGTGATGCTGAGAAAACTTTTTTCGGGTCAAGTTCCTTTTCGGCAAAACGGAAATAAGTTGTTTCCATGCCGTAGGTCAGCAACACCAGCAGGAAAGCCATGTAGGCGTAAAGCTCCGTGATGATGCCATATTGCCCTTCAATGAAAACGCGTGTATAAAAAGGGGTGAGCAGGAAATAATTCATCAACCGCGGAACGATGGTTCCCATCCCGTAGACGAGTGTCTGCCCTGCCAGTTTCTTCAGAGGGTTCAATGTTGGCGGATTGATGGGGGTAAAGATAGAAAAAAGTTGACAGTTGACATTTGGCAGTTGACAGTTGACAGGAAAAAGTCGGTAGTCAGCAGCCAATTTTTAAAATAATTCATTTCCAAATTTCAATTTTCAATTTTCAAATATTTTCATCCAATCTTCCTTAACTTTCTTCAGCAGCCCAACATCCAGCCCATGCTCTATCCCGTTTTTTTCACAATAATCTATTAAAGCAAACGTGTCGAGGTTGCCGACAAGGTGGTCATCGGCCATGGGGCAACCGCCGAAGCCGCCGGTGACGGTATCGAAGCGGCGCACGCCTGCTTTCCAGGCGGCGTCGATCTTATCATACTCCTCGCCCGGCCTGCTATGCAGGTGAATGCCGAACTCCACCTCCGGAAATGTTTTTATAAGCCTGGAATACACTCGGGTGATCGTTTCCGGAGTGACTTTACCAAGGATATCCGACAATGGGATTACCCTGTGCCCGAATTCATACAAATACCCGGTCCATTCCTCAACGATGCCCGGGTCCCACTTGTCGCCGTAAGGATTGCCAAAAGCCATCGTCAGGCAAACGATCAGTCGTTTCCGGTGCAGTTCGCAGATCTCCATCAGATCAAGAATCGTCCCCTTGGCCCGGTCAACATCCGAATTGAGGTTTCTCTTCAAAAATGATGGTGAAACCGAAAACGGATAAAGAATATCATCCACGCCATCAGTTCGCAGTTCGCGGTTCCCAGTTCCCGGTTCGCGGTCGGCGGTCAGCGGTCGGCAGTCGGCACAAAACTGCTCTAAGCTCTTTGCTCTATGCACTCCTCCACTTTGAACATTGATCTTTGAACTTTGAACTGCCTCATTGCCCCCGCGTTTGTTCCCCACCAAAACCATGATCCTTGATTTGCTTCCGGAAACATCGAGACCTTTCAGCACTTCGGCTGTGTCAGCCATCTGAGGGATAGCCTGGTCGGAGACGAAACTGCCAACTTCTACGGTGTCGAAACCAGCCTGCAGTAAAAGGTTGATAATCCTAATCTTTTCCTGGGTTGGAATGAAGTTTGAAATGCCCTGGAGGGCGTCACGGGGAGTTTCGATTATTTTAATCACGGGAATATTTGTTTTGTTGTTAAGTGTTTAAAGTGATTTAGTTAGGTTTTGAGTGTTAAGTGTTGAGTTTTAAGTTGGGGATTATTCTTTAAGATTTTGTTGGGATGTCTTGACAATTTTTGTAAGCATATTTATGACTTCTGTTACTTCGGTGATCAAATCATTATAAGTGATCCCATTGATAAAGTTACTTGCTTGTAAAAGCCTTAACCAATATCGTGCTTCTCTGGCTTCTTTTGAAGTGATCGACATTTTAGCAATGAAGTCTTTCTTACTTAATGCTGCTGAAGCTTCTTCAATGTTCGCTCCAATACTGGTGGAACTACGCAACAATTGCCTGGAAATCACATATTCCTTTCGATTTATCAATTCCTTGTAAAGACCCAGAATATTCAAAGCAAACAGGAAAGTCTTTCCCCCAACAATACTGTTTTTCATAGTACAGGTTTTTATACCTGTTAATCTGAAAATTGAAGAAATATACCCGCCCTGTTAATAAAATTCCCCAACTTAAAACTCAACACTTAACACTCAAAACTTAACTTCAAACAACCTAACTTATTAACCATTAACTAACTAACTTCAACTTTACCCTTTGCCCTTTGCCCTTTGAACTTCATTTCATGTGCTTCGGTATCCTCCCACTCCTTATCGTCTCAGATCTCAGCTTCCTTCCGACAATTCGCTCCACCATTTTCCCGGTTTCAAGTATCCTGTCGATATCCAGCCCGGTGTCGATGCCCATTTCATCCATCATCACCACCATATCTTCCGTAGAAACGAGCCCGACGATTTGGGGGTCTTTGTAATAATAATCGCCGGTACCGCTCACCGGGACTCCATCCACGAAGTTAGCCGGCTGTCCGCCGATCCCGCCCATGGTCGATTCATAATTGGTCATCCCGGCCTGGAGTGCGGCGAGCACGTTGGCGAGGCCCCAGCCACGTGTGGTGTGGAAATGGACGATGTGCTTGTCAGGGTTGCCGAAGGCATCGAGCAGCATCGAATAATAGCGATAAACCCTGTCGGGTGAGGCGGATCCGTCGTGGTCGGCATGCTCTACATCGGTTGCACCGATATCAAACCAGCGTTTGGCGAACTCAATGGCTTTCTTCATATCCGTCGGGCCTTCAATGGGGCAGCCCCAGATTGTACTGACCGTTCCGTTCACTTTGAGGCCGGCATCTCGCGCCATCGGGATATATTTTTCGCACATTTTAAAGTATTCTTCAATCGACAGGCCTGAGTTAGTCCTGTGGTGCGATTCACTCGTGGATACCATCATCAGGATACGGTCAGGGCCATAACCATCCTTACGTGCCTGGATAGCCCGTTCAATGGCCTTTTCCCGGATCGTGATGGTTGTAAGCTTGACTTTGTCAAGCAGATGTGCAACCTTCTTGCTGCTCCTGAGATTCTTCATCAGCTCGTCGGCGTCCTGGAACTGCGGCATTCCTTTCGGGTTGCCGTAATTGGTCACCTCGATGTGTTTGAAGCCACAAAGCAGTAATTCTTCCGCCAGCCAGAGCTTCGCCTCCGTCGGGATGAATTTTTCTTCATGCTGAAAACCGTCACGTACGGTAATATCTCCGATCGTTACTTTTTTGGGGTAATTCAGTTTCATATTGATATAAATTCAGTTAGCTAATGAATATTTCATTCAGGGTTCTAAAATAATGAAAATATTGATTTAAATAAAAGTAACGTATGTTGCTGATGATAGAGGATTGAATATGCGATATTTATATTAGAGATAATAATGTCAGGCTTGTGAGTGAATCCATAAGATTCATAAATTTGAACAATGAATGCCGGAATATAAAGCGCTTAATAAATTTGAAGTGATGGCTATCACCCATGAAAATTGCCCTCTTTGCGGAGCTGATAATATATCGGCCTTTCTGAAGGCAACTGATCATCTTGTAACCCATGAACCATTTAATATTTTCAAATGCCTTTCCTGTGGTTTTGTCTTCACGCAAGATATTCCCACATCTGTTGAAATCGGAAGATATTACCAGAGCCGGGATTACATCTCCCACTCCGACACCCGTAAAGGATTGACGAACAAACTTTACCACCTGGGAAGAACGTTTATGCTGAAGAAAAAACATGGGATGATAAAGCGGGTCGCAAAAGGAAGGAACCTGCTGGATATTGGCTGCGGGACAGGATATTTTCCGGCGTTTATGAATCGAAAAGGTTATAAAGTTGCCGGTATAGAAGCAGATCCAAAAGCCAGGGCTTTTGCGCAGAAAGAGTTTGGTATTCCGGTATATTCTCCTGAGGATTTCATTAATCATAAGTTTGAAGGCAAATTTGATGTGATCACATTGTGGCACGTGCTGGAACATGTGCACGATTTCAATCTCTATTTCAAGCTGATGCTCAAACATTTAGAAGATTGCGGTTCGCTGGTGATTGCGCTGCCCAACTGCAGCGCTTATGATGCACGGCATTACAAGGAATTCTGGGCAGGTTATGATGTACCCAGGCATTTGTGGCATTTTACCCCCTCGACCTTAAAAATCCTTGCGGAAAAGCACGGCCTGAAGTTGAATAGAATGAAGCGCCTCATGCTGGACCCGTTTTATAATTCGATGCTTAGCGAGAAATATAAGAGCAACCGGTCTTATATGATTTCCGGGGTTGTGATAGGAAAGCTGGCATATTTGGAAAGTCTTTTTAATATTCAGCAATCGAGTTCGGTGGTTTATTTTCTAACAGGGTTGGAAACCCTAAAATCTTAACAAAATGACGGCTGATCAACTTCTTATCTTATTAGCCGGAACCATCATGATCATCCTGTTTTCCTGGTTTGTTTCTATCCGGGAGCGCCGGTATCACGGCATTCCACGATTTTTTGCTTTTGAAGGATTACTTGTGTTCGCATTGCTGAACTCATCCGTCTGGTTCAAAGATCCATTGTCAATTCCTCAAATAGTTGCATGGCTGCTGTTCATCTTTTCGATTTATTATGCTTTTACAGCCTTCCGTTTATTTCATCGCCATGGGAAACCCGGCAGGAATTTCGAAAATACAACACAGCTGGTCACCACCGGACTTTATCATTATGTCCGCCACCCTATGTATGGTTCCCTCCTCTTCCTGGGATGGGGAATGTTCCTGAAATCGATGACATGGCAGACTATAGTTTTAATTGTGATCATCTCCGTTGCCTTATATATCACCTGTAAAGTTGAAGAGAAAGAAATGCTGAAGAAATTCGGGGATGAATATGAAACATATCTTACTAAAACGAAAATGTTTATTCCTTATATTTATTAATCAAATTTGATTTTACCCACTTATTATTGCAAATAGTAACCTTAAAACTGAAAATCTCTGCGTAATTTTTATATATTTGAGTAAATAATTGTAATTACTTTAATTAACATTCTAAAACTATACGTATGAAAAAGCTTCAATTTACGATTCTGGCCTGTGCTATTACATTTTCCGCGTTTGCGCAGCCAAAGTTTGCACAGATTACCGGCCCTGAAAAGGATCATCGTGTCAGACAGGAACAGGTGCGACCAGATCAGGTAAGTCTGTATGCCGGTGAAAGTGTGATTGGCCAGAAGCAATTTGATAATTCCATTATCGGGACCACCTGGTACGACCTCCAGTCATACACAAACGTGATGCAGCGGATCTGGGCATATCCTGACGGGACTGTCGGTGCCACCTGGATGTGTGCTGGTGAAAATCTTGTTCCTGAGAGGGGTGCAGGCTATAATTATTTTGACGGAAACGAATGGGGGGACATACCAAATCTGCATGTAGGCCCGTCTGACCGTATGGGCTGGCCCAGCTATGCCCCATGGGGCCCGAACGGGGAAATTATTGCATTATACCGGTATGTCGTTG
The sequence above is a segment of the Bacteroidales bacterium genome. Coding sequences within it:
- a CDS encoding peptidoglycan DD-metalloendopeptidase family protein; protein product: MRRITIILLLLVLTGFGAFSQQDRAKLEQDKKKVEEEIEYTNRLLEQTRQTRQNSLNEVVILNKKIGKREELISTINNEVQLVEYQMAQAQDSINLLEKDLKALKDEYAKMIYYAYKNKNLYDRLIFIFASEDFNQAYQRLKYFQQYNEYRKQQALLIQIKQKRLEIKMEDLASIRDRKNTLLTGEEQQRQQLTREREEKNKSVKTLSKKEKELQKTLKEKEAAARKLQQAIQDIIAEEIRLANERANKYGAPIQKTGLFALTPEEKILSDNFQNNRGSLPWPLEQGIISSTFGEHPHPVLKNVTTRNNGVDMLTEEGAEARAIFSGVVTRVMNVPNNNNVVIIRHGEFLSVYSNLDQVYVKIGEKVTTKQKIGKIFTNKVDSKTELHFEVWQSKTLLNPEEWLAR
- a CDS encoding DUF4292 domain-containing protein, translated to MNRLFTAILLLGSAILLMSSCKSTRPLMRAPLKEEGPEYLYSRLKDNELRFDWVSAKFDASYTEKRNSSSFKGQVRVRKDSLIWVSITPALGIEMFRMIITTDSVKYVNRFNKEYFLGDYALVSRFLQIHIDFDILQSLLLGNDFQFYETNSFRASIDNLNYKLSTTGRRKIRKEAEETNTDPIVLLQNIWLDPESFKIKKVDVKEYIKDNRKLSANYSDFVGLENQFYPSALKFDIQGENLIKIKINYSKVTLDEPMTFPFSIPGNYKRIR
- a CDS encoding tetratricopeptide repeat protein, encoding MLKNLANRTLTVLPFPTVLPFLTVLIFLTVLQSLSGKVFGQDNLAGTGNFPKNRETYYEASKQKILENYDKAIELFKKSLDQEPADAAAMCELASIYAEQGNIAEATPLAEKAVALDPSNKWFKMLLIQLYQVQGKYKDAGVIINQLLMAEPGNIEYYQDQALNYIYDNDYKNAVKSYDILEQKLGINEDVSIQKEKIYIMMGKPDKAIEEIQKLSGAFPDEPRYLEMLAELYMTSGMDDQALAIYNEILRIDPENPYINISLSDYYRKKGDKVKSFEYLKAGFANPSLDIDSKVSILLAYYSVTEIYNSYKDEAFELAAILIKAHPDNPKSHSIYADFLVQDKRYAEAHEAFLKVISLDSTKYLVWEQLLYVESELNDNQAIVSESKRALELFPEQPMLYLFAGAANFQLKDFEAAVKYFKNGVNFVVGNDKMLAQFYSYLGDTYFQLKDHQHSDEAYEKALKIEPSNALVLNNYAYYLSLRNVDLDKAEQMAKKAVELDPGNGSNQDTYGWVLFRLGRYEEAKEWIEKAIQTGEESAVVLEHYGDVMWKLGNKKDAVKYWEKAGKAGEGSEFLQKKIQGKTYYE
- the dut gene encoding dUTP diphosphatase, which codes for MNIKIVNLSKHPLPSYETGASAGMDLRASLDHPVTLKPLERTLIPTGLFIELPVGFEAQVRPRSGMALKKGISLVNAPGTIDADYRGEIKLIVINLSQDSVVIEDGERVAQMIIARHERAEWIQVEELKESGRGVGGFGHTGTK
- a CDS encoding oligosaccharide flippase family protein; protein product: MNPLKKLAGQTLVYGMGTIVPRLMNYFLLTPFYTRVFIEGQYGIITELYAYMAFLLVLLTYGMETTYFRFAEKELDPKKVFSASLFSVLLTSFLFVLLILIFAQPIAGAIHYTDHKEYIIWFSLIIALDAFTAIPFAHLRHKNKALRFSVIKIINVLVNIGLNFFFLWLAPRMLGHNPDSWVKAVYDPTIGVGYAFIANLISSAITLILLLPDIFSIRFKVDWAMLRRMLVYTFPLLIVGMAGMVNEVADKIIFKYLLIVPAGVPNPENYAMGQLGIYGAVYKLSVLMTLFIQMFRYAAEPFFFAQVKEKNAKQVYADVMKYFILFGLFLFLGVTLFVDVVKYFIGPRYWEGLYVLPIVLMANLLLGITYNLSIWYKLNDMTRFGAYIGLSGAAVTILMNVLLVPHFSYLGAAWGHLSAYVVMVILSFIWGQKYYRIKYQIGRIGFYTLIALGLFLVSYFLPFDQRWLSLGINSILMMIFLIIVFFRERKDFKLAF
- a CDS encoding four helix bundle protein → MKNSIVGGKTFLFALNILGLYKELINRKEYVISRQLLRSSTSIGANIEEASAALSKKDFIAKMSITSKEAREARYWLRLLQASNFINGITYNDLITEVTEVINMLTKIVKTSQQNLKE
- a CDS encoding class I SAM-dependent methyltransferase, whose protein sequence is MPEYKALNKFEVMAITHENCPLCGADNISAFLKATDHLVTHEPFNIFKCLSCGFVFTQDIPTSVEIGRYYQSRDYISHSDTRKGLTNKLYHLGRTFMLKKKHGMIKRVAKGRNLLDIGCGTGYFPAFMNRKGYKVAGIEADPKARAFAQKEFGIPVYSPEDFINHKFEGKFDVITLWHVLEHVHDFNLYFKLMLKHLEDCGSLVIALPNCSAYDARHYKEFWAGYDVPRHLWHFTPSTLKILAEKHGLKLNRMKRLMLDPFYNSMLSEKYKSNRSYMISGVVIGKLAYLESLFNIQQSSSVVYFLTGLETLKS
- a CDS encoding isoprenylcysteine carboxylmethyltransferase family protein; this encodes MTADQLLILLAGTIMIILFSWFVSIRERRYHGIPRFFAFEGLLVFALLNSSVWFKDPLSIPQIVAWLLFIFSIYYAFTAFRLFHRHGKPGRNFENTTQLVTTGLYHYVRHPMYGSLLFLGWGMFLKSMTWQTIVLIVIISVALYITCKVEEKEMLKKFGDEYETYLTKTKMFIPYIY